DNA sequence from the Nakaseomyces glabratus chromosome E, complete sequence genome:
ttgtctAATCGATATACATACACCAGCCGAAAACGTCCCAAACCATTGTTAATCAGATGTAGATATATTCTGTTGCAATTTGTAACTTCTATAGCCCACTTTCAACAAAGATGATTCAGAAATGCAGTCTTAAAACTAACAAATTCCACGTTATTTATACTTTCTGGTgtcaactttttttttcaagcCGTTGATTTTCCTCGAGGCGATGGTCGTTTAAAGTAAGCCAAGGAATTACCGATATATAACAGAAAGAGAACAATGGATAGCATAGTCAATCACTGTGgaattattgaaatatatCTGATTCTAATAGTTACATGAGATGGGTACACAATTATAGTCATTAACTTCATTAAATTAGTTTATACTGGAATATAGAAATATGTAGGTTGCACAGAAATGCAAAAACTTTGCTTAGGGAAAATGAGTCTATAGGCCTAGAACGACTGGATAGTAAATGCTATTGTCTCAAAAGATCGAAACAAGAAGGTAAGGTTTAGTCAAGCAGAAATGTATCTTATATTGGATAGACACATGAATAAAGGGACAGAATATGCTGACAATCATTGAGACTCTTGAGCCTTAAGCTCCTCAAGTATGCATGCGGTAGCTGAGAGTTTTTCGCTGTTTATCAGAAGATTATTGTCCTTTAAGCAAAATATTAGTGCCAGTTCTAGCTTTGTCATAagtttttttgatataccACAAACTTTGCAAATATACTGGTGTGAGTGAACAAAATCTTCCAACAGCTTGGTGGCAATTCTAATTGTTCCAACTATCACTCGATGGACTTCATTTTGTTGCAATTTATGCTTTAATCGGAGTGGACCATCATTGTATTCTCTAGtcaagaataatatttgcAAAAGATACGTAGCCCCAAGATAAATAATAGAGCCGAACATACACTTATTTTGTATACGCTGTATGAAGTCATGATGCGAGATCGATGGAGCACTTTTCatagaaaaataatggTAGTTCTCATTGTTATCTGCCTTTTCAGAAATCATGTTTTCGTTCTCAGATAATCGCAGAAGAATGTCAAGAGTTTCTGTGTAGTTATGCATCGTGTCTTCTACAGAGTACTCAAATATCTCATTGTTATGTTGGTACTTTGAGAGTAGTACACACGTATTATCATGTACAATATCAGACGTTTTATTACCACCTGCCTGGAAATTCTCTGGTGGACtaatttcaaagaactGTTCTTCGTTAACCCTTTCAGTCGAACTTGCAGGACCAATTTCTGTATCAATGAAATTATTGTACATTGTAGATGACTGATAtggagaaagaagaagaacaccATCATCTTCAGAATATTCTCCGTTGATTTGGCTCAAAATGTTAGAGTGAGTAAAAGGATCACTACCTGAATGCCCAGAGTCGAGCATCAGTTCACCGTCGCCTTCCGAATCACTTAATGCAAAGCAAGACATACTGTCTGATCTTGCGGTACTCATTTCGCTACCCATCCTGCTCATTACACGGGACGGTAAGCCGTCAGATGATAATGTATTTAACTTAGCCAGATTCTCCCCCAGCACCTCGTTAAAAACAGATGCCTTTTGTATTAAATTCTCAATATCTTCTCTTGGTTTGCCATTTGCTGAAGCTTTTGGAGATAGCTCTAAATCATCGTCTTGACTAGTATTGACACCATCCTCATTATCGCCATTACTACCGTCCATATCCCTTGATACTGAAGTTGCAGAACCATTACCATCGTGCTCTATTTCATCGTTTTCAAAACGAACTTTCTTAGAGGGTTGGCTCAGCTGTGGCACATTAGAGGCTGGTAACGAATCATTAAGCTCAGAGAAGTTTAGGTTGTAACCTGTCTTGATAGGCAATTCAAAGAGACTATCCTCCTGACTATACATCAGATAGTCTCCAAACCCCATCCCCTTGTGGTCCTTGCCGAAATTATCTGAGAATCCATCAGGATGGCTATCACCTCCTTCGCCATCGTCCTTATCAACATCTTCCTGGACAGTCATTCCAGATATTCCTTTCTAATAATTGCCTTTTTAGCTAATGCTTTGAAAAAGTTTTCTTTACAATGGTTAGCAGATATTTTATACACTAGATAGTGCCACTACTTATATATACAGCACAATCTGGAAAACCTGGGGTAATTTAATTAAGTCTCTATATTATTAAAGCTTTGCTAATTAATCTGTGATAATCATTCTTAATCTGATAAATTAGGCTTAGGATCAAATGATAAACAAATGACGTCGTCACCAAGGAAAAACCTGATCCAGAATTCTTACACAGGGCTTTTATAAAGTACAACACTAATTGGACACCTCAGGACAGCAAGACTATAGCACCTATTGCTCCTTATTGCTCCTGAATAGCTACTCATGCACTATACTACTAACTCACCCAATACATTTCAATCCTTCCAATACTATTAGGCAATATAAACTCCCAAAACCCGCCCACTGCATTTTCTGAGCTACTGATTAGCAAATTACTGCAAATTATGGTGGAAACCAGCAGACATTTAGGAATAGAAGAAGCATAAATGGCTCCGTTCTGCGTATGTTTCTCTGTCCGTTATTTGCTAACACGCACATTACAAAGCTGCAAGTAGAAAATCTCatctttttcctttctatTTCTAAAGATCCTGCGGATTTCTCTGTGTGAAGGGGCTGTTATATATAGTTGGAGGAGACGTAACGTGGAATGCCCCCAGTGTAAGTACATAGATAGAAGAGTCACATGACTATTCTAAGATTGCTATATTTCTCATTAGTATAATACTCTACTTTAAGCTCAGGGTCATAACAGTAGGTTGTCCGTGTTGCATCTGGCAGTGGGGTAATTGTAATTTTAATGACTTTTTCATAAAGATTTGCTTTTATTAATATACAATTTGTGGGGTGATTAGCCGAAGCTAAGGTATATAAgtaatatttatatctGAAAATGCAAATAATGCCTGTTAGTTCTAGTTATAGTTTTGGCTAATGTATGAAAGTGGTAACCGTCCTTAGCTATTTGGGATAGCGCtcctattttttttactatCACTACAGGTATTTACCGGACTGGTCCAATATATCTGTGGAGTTAGTTGCCTCCTGGTTGGCATAAGGTATACTGTCCAAGCTTATGTCTCTTGGTGGACCTAGAGCTCCGTTGCTGTAGCGTACGGTGTTAGAGTTGTTGTCTCTGAATGGGTCCATACGTGGACCAGTGATATCCGTTAAGTCAGAAAACCTCTGTGACTCATCACGAGCAGACATCAGATTCTCTCTGGCCTGTATATCATGTGAACTGTTACCTTCTAGACCAATGTATGACCTCCTCACAGGGGACCCGCCGCTTGAGTATGATGATCTGGGTGTTACTAGGTGATTAACAAAGttgatatcttcttcatctttacTTAACTCACCTTCTAAGACCTTAGGCTCAGATTTGTTAGCCGAAGAACCGTTCGTGGACGTACCATCACTGTACCTTCTCTCAATCTCCGGTCTGTTACTTCTCTTACTCTTTCCACGCTTCATAGACAATTTACGGATAACACGTTGAGTAAATGTTTGGTTTgcaaattcttcttcatcatcataatCTTCATCTGGACCGAGGAAAATATTAGATAGCCTGTTTTTCTTGACGTTAGCATTTGCTTCCCAATTAGCTTCATGATCACCAGCCATGTTACCAAGAGCCCACAGATCCGCGGTGGCAGAGTTCTTCATCTTGCTACCGCTTCTCTCTAGGACGTCGCCGTGATAAGCAGCattcttcttttggaaGGCAGCTCTATCGTCATTAGCACGTCTGAACCTGGTATCAGGACTCTTTGTGAAAGCTATCATGTATGCAAAGGCTAAGATCATCATTAGTAAAATGAAGGAGAACGCAGCGTTcataataaagaaaaccCAACCCATAATAGCGGAAACGGCGTATTTTTGGTTGAAcaaatcagaaaagaaCATGAACAAGAATGAGTTGATCACAGTAACAAGGCAGATAACAATGTTCATAATATTTGTAGGACGATCCAAGTATGGCTTATATCTTATAATTGCAACGAAGTAAAACAAATCAAGAATGAAAATGGACAATGCTTGAGTTTTACCTGATGCTTGTGCAAAACCAATGAACAATGACTTAATAAAAACGTAGCCCAATAGGATGTTATTCCACCAGTAAAAGTTCGCACTGAACATACTGTAAAAGAAACCATATTTGTCTAGGACGTAGTCATCACCATAAAGCAAGGCTGCTGGGTTGTTGTATTTCTGGACAGACTTGCGGGCGAAGTAAGTTGTTCTGTATGACGCCCATACCATCAAACCGATAGATAAGATCAAGAACAAGCACgcaataacaataacagCGCCAGAGTCTCTTTCGGTGAACTCCCAGAAACTTAAAATAGTCAACTGAGTGAAGCCAATGTAGATGTATCTTAACATAGCACCTTTTAATAGAACTTTCCAGTTAATTCTGAAAGCTTGGAATCTGTCAGCCTTAATCCATCCGTTTCTGATTGATAATTCAAGGGAGTATTTGCAGACAATGATAAATGCAGCCAAGACATATCCACATAACACGAAAAAGGTAAAACCTGTACAAACAATGGATGTATTTTCAATGTTCATTCTGTAACCCATTCTCTTGATACCTCTAAAGATAAGTGTGTTTTGATTACCGTATAGGATATTTTCGGCACGTTTAACATATTCTAAGTTCCTCACATAGTCAATGGCCCTTTGGGTTAAAACGGACATGGTTGTTGCGGTCAAGTAAAGTGTAGGGGTACCACCTGTGGATTGAACGTACCAACGAAAGATTTTTTGCATGAAGCTGACTCTGATCAAACCCATAGACCAAGCCATGTTTTCTGACCAGGCTGCAGCAATAGGAGGAACACTGTGAACGTGTTGCATTGCAACAACAGCGACAGATTGAAAGTATAAGAACAAAGACATAGTGTTGGCAGAAATGTGAGAAGCAGCCACGGAGTTACCGAAGGTAGACAAAGTGGCTGAAAGCAGCAGACCAATACCAGCAATGACGGCAAAGACCCATTTCACACCTGTTTGAGACACTGTCTTACCGTTACTGAAGAAAACCTGAATACAAGCTAAGATATCGTTCTGGTCATTGTAAATGTAAAGTTTGACAAAGGCGTCAATATCTGGCACTTGGTAAGTGATACCGGGGATCATATTTACGTACTCTTGCGAAATGTACTGGATAGAATCGATTTGAATGTTACCTGGGTGGACGGGACAGAATTGTTTCCAGTTCATGGAACAGACGTCAAAACTCTTTGTGATAACTTTGAAACCGTACGCGTATACATCAACATACGCGAAGATGTAGCCATCGATCTGTGTGGACATATCCAATGTGTAATGTAGGGATCTGTCATCTGGGTCGAACACGACGTCAAAACTTCTAGCCGATAATTGAGAGTTTTCCATACAAGTAACTAAAGATGTAGCTGTAAGTTTCCTTCTTGCCTCCACGAGGTTAGAAAACCTCATCAGGAGCATAAAGACACACCATAGTGTGTGAGAAAGTAGCATTTCAAAAGGTTGTTACCTGCGATGTGTAGCTTTTCCAACTAATATTgtgaaatgaaattaaaaataatacgTCTTGAAACTAAAACACGTAGTTATATCTTttgattctttttttttttaaagatAACAAATGCAGTTGGATATAacaaagtaaaaaaaacaacagaATAGATTAAGCGATTGTAAATAAGTTCTCTTGTGTAGTTCTTATCCGGACGTTTGTACTAATCGATCAGAAATCACcagaataaaatatgttCCAAAACACTTCTTATTTTATCTGTATGggaaatattaaaaacGAGTGGTCCCAAAGAAATGGtattatattatctttGTGTGATTATGtatcaaaaaacaaaataccCCTCGCAGACGGTAATCTTTTCTATTAGAGCAGGCTTGATAgattcaatatttttgaatttaagtttcaataattttttttccttccaCCGAGTATGGTTTCTTTTaaatgaaatcaaaaagaGAACCTACTGATCCACAAATAAACAAGGTATCAAAGTTGAAAAAGGAGTGAAAGAATATATGAAGGCTTTGTTCAAGAAAGTTTAGACAGatagagagagagagagagagggAGAGCTAATAGACAAATGCTttgtgaaagaaaaataaatgttgaatcaaagaaacgacaaaagaaaacaaatcCCACTAGTTAAAAGGCCTAAGTCAAGCTGTAGGAGACCACATCCCAAATGGAACTATATCATCTGACAGAAGtctgaaattgaaagtaaaatagaatattcaaaataaaataaaataaaataaaataaaaagaataagaaaatttttcagtgGGTATTATCATTCGATTACATGCGATCAAAACAAAcgtcattttctttttccttcatGTAATGGAACAAGACCCTCCGGTACTTTCTGTGTCTGTATACCATCTTAGACCAGGGACTATCAAAAGACAGTGGCAGTAGCAGCAGACGAAGAAAAGTAAACATGTAAACGAACGCGAGCCACACCGGAGAAAAATCGCGCACAGACAGGTGAAATCCACCCATTTACACCGTGCTAATCTTGAAGTACCACAACCACATCGTATTGTGTCCTTCGTGCGGTGTGTCTGTGTTTCTAGTGTGTCTTGCTAACCACGGAGACTCTGTAGCACGGAGAAACTGTCCCCAAAAAGGCAATATAGCAGTGGGCACAGTGGGCACAGAGATCACGGAGTGCAGAGGGCACAGACGGCAGAGTACAGAGGGATGATGGCAAAGCGAGATCCGAATCTGGACAGGAATAGCTGAGCATAAAGCCTCTGAGCAGTGCTCGCGCGTAGGGACCAGTAGCACGAAGTGGAACACTTGCTGTAAAAGTAAAGCAGCGAAGTGGCTCGCATATGCTACTAGAAATCCCAGCAGAGAAGAATCACCCTGCCCCCCCATTAGGCTCGAgtagatgaaaatgaacGGAAGAACGCGAAAATCATTGGGAATTGTCAAAACTcctaaaattaaaatagcTATGGTGAcgcgaaaaaaaaaagctagCAGAAGCAGTACGAGAGGAGAGGAGGGAGGGGAGGGGAACGCACTGTCCCACGTTCTTGATTTGACTGCTAGCTTGAGCAAGAGGCTTGTTTCATCAGTTTTGAAGGGTGTTGTTCCTGTAGCCATCTTTCCTGTAAATCCGGGCGGGTTTGGTCCCATTGAGCGGGGTCATAGGGGTTGGTGCTCATGTTGCTTAGTTTCTGCAGTGCAGAGAGGTCCGGTTTGTGGCCATCCCGCAACTGCAAGGTTAAGTCATCTATCACTTCTTCGAACATCCAACTGCGAGGTATGAACTTGGGATTGACGTGTTTCGCGTTTGACCTGGGCAGTTTCCCGAGTGTGGTGGTCCACTGCTTGATCTTTTGCAAGTACTCCAGTGCTGCCTTGACATCGCTGTTCATTGTGTGCTCGCCGCAGTAGTAGCGGCCCAGCAGGGCAAACTCCTCAGCACTGAAAAACAGCCTAACGTAATGCGGGTTGAGTCCCATGAAGTCATCCAGAGAATCATTGTTTACATGCTGCGACCCATTGTACTCTTCTAACTTGTAGAAGAAGTTGTTGTAGTCAACTTTTGTGTATTGCAGGACCTCCAACAGTGGCTCAATGGTCTCcttcaagaagatattgatatgTTTTGCCCTAGTTTGCTTGTCCCCTTCTGGGATAACTGCGTCAACATCCACGCCGAGCCTCTTGGCCATTAGCTCGACGTACTTGGAAGTAAACCGGTATTTGTATTCATTGCCGCAAAGATGGATCAACGAATTGACTCTGTCCAGTAATTGCCTTTGCGTGCCCTTGTCTATATCCCCAATATCTTTAGCCTTGAGCACAGTAGGTAAGTTGTAC
Encoded proteins:
- the PCL8 gene encoding Pcl8p (CAGL0E05918g~Ortholog(s) have role in negative regulation of glycogen biosynthetic process) — protein: MTVQEDVDKDDGEGGDSHPDGFSDNFGKDHKGMGFGDYLMYSQEDSLFELPIKTGYNLNFSELNDSLPASNVPQLSQPSKKVRFENDEIEHDGNGSATSVSRDMDGSNGDNEDGVNTSQDDDLELSPKASANGKPREDIENLIQKASVFNEVLGENLAKLNTLSSDGLPSRVMSRMGSEMSTARSDSMSCFALSDSEGDGELMLDSGHSGSDPFTHSNILSQINGEYSEDDGVLLLSPYQSSTMYNNFIDTEIGPASSTERVNEEQFFEISPPENFQAGGNKTSDIVHDNTCVLLSKYQHNNEIFEYSVEDTMHNYTETLDILLRLSENENMISEKADNNENYHYFSMKSAPSISHHDFIQRIQNKCMFGSIIYLGATYLLQILFLTREYNDGPLRLKHKLQQNEVHRVIVGTIRIATKLLEDFVHSHQYICKVCGISKKLMTKLELALIFCLKDNNLLINSEKLSATACILEELKAQESQ
- the FLC1 gene encoding flavin adenine dinucleotide transporter (CAGL0E05940g~Ortholog(s) have FAD transmembrane transporter activity, calcium channel activity): MLLSHTLWCVFMLLMRFSNLVEARRKLTATSLVTCMENSQLSARSFDVVFDPDDRSLHYTLDMSTQIDGYIFAYVDVYAYGFKVITKSFDVCSMNWKQFCPVHPGNIQIDSIQYISQEYVNMIPGITYQVPDIDAFVKLYIYNDQNDILACIQVFFSNGKTVSQTGVKWVFAVIAGIGLLLSATLSTFGNSVAASHISANTMSLFLYFQSVAVVAMQHVHSVPPIAAAWSENMAWSMGLIRVSFMQKIFRWYVQSTGGTPTLYLTATTMSVLTQRAIDYVRNLEYVKRAENILYGNQNTLIFRGIKRMGYRMNIENTSIVCTGFTFFVLCGYVLAAFIIVCKYSLELSIRNGWIKADRFQAFRINWKVLLKGAMLRYIYIGFTQLTILSFWEFTERDSGAVIVIACLFLILSIGLMVWASYRTTYFARKSVQKYNNPAALLYGDDYVLDKYGFFYSMFSANFYWWNNILLGYVFIKSLFIGFAQASGKTQALSIFILDLFYFVAIIRYKPYLDRPTNIMNIVICLVTVINSFLFMFFSDLFNQKYAVSAIMGWVFFIMNAAFSFILLMMILAFAYMIAFTKSPDTRFRRANDDRAAFQKKNAAYHGDVLERSGSKMKNSATADLWALGNMAGDHEANWEANANVKKNRLSNIFLGPDEDYDDEEEFANQTFTQRVIRKLSMKRGKSKRSNRPEIERRYSDGTSTNGSSANKSEPKVLEGELSKDEEDINFVNHLVTPRSSYSSGGSPVRRSYIGLEGNSSHDIQARENLMSARDESQRFSDLTDITGPRMDPFRDNNSNTVRYSNGALGPPRDISLDSIPYANQEATNSTDILDQSGKYL